In one window of Legionella fallonii LLAP-10 DNA:
- the sdhC gene encoding succinate dehydrogenase, cytochrome b556 subunit, with protein sequence MDKKRPVNLDLSSLKFPPMAIASILHRISGIALFLLLPLMLFILGKSLQSEDLFIQTKSMLTSPYYKLGLWAFSAALIYHVLAGIRHLLMDMGYGEHLSAGRRSAILVIVLSVILTIFLGIWIW encoded by the coding sequence GTGGACAAGAAAAGACCAGTTAATCTTGATTTAAGCAGCTTGAAATTTCCTCCTATGGCTATTGCTTCTATATTACATAGGATTTCAGGGATTGCATTATTTTTATTATTGCCCTTGATGTTATTTATTCTGGGTAAATCTCTTCAATCAGAAGACCTGTTTATTCAAACAAAATCGATGCTCACCAGTCCTTATTACAAATTAGGGCTCTGGGCCTTTAGTGCTGCTTTAATTTACCATGTATTAGCAGGAATAAGACACCTTCTAATGGATATGGGGTATGGAGAGCACCTCAGTGCAGGGCGACGTAGTGCTATTTTAGTTATAGTTCTTTCTGTTATTTTGACAATTTTTCTAGGAATCTGGATATGGTAA
- the sdhD gene encoding succinate dehydrogenase, hydrophobic membrane anchor protein, whose protein sequence is MVNNVTSLTGNGLKDWLIQRVTAVYFAVYAVFLFGFLFLHPGLNFEQWHTLFANPVFQIATAIGLFALTLHAWIGIWTVTTDYINCTAIRLSVQLLVVLWLLSQFIWGLMIVWGQ, encoded by the coding sequence ATGGTAAATAATGTCACCAGCTTAACAGGTAATGGGTTAAAAGATTGGTTAATTCAGAGAGTAACTGCAGTATATTTTGCAGTATACGCTGTTTTTTTATTTGGTTTTTTGTTCTTGCATCCAGGCTTGAATTTTGAACAATGGCATACTTTATTTGCCAACCCCGTATTCCAAATAGCTACAGCGATTGGGCTATTCGCTCTTACACTGCACGCCTGGATAGGTATTTGGACAGTAACTACAGACTATATCAACTGTACTGCTATACGTTTATCAGTACAATTGCTGGTTGTTTTATGGCTCCTTAGTCAATTTATTTGGGGCTTAATGATCGTTTGGGGACAATAA
- the sdhA gene encoding succinate dehydrogenase flavoprotein subunit, with protein MAIPRNKFDAVIIGAGGAGMRAALQLANSGLKVALLSKVFPTRSHTVSAQGGITTALGNAHPDDWRWHMYDTVKGADYIGDQDCIEYLCKTGPEAVYELEHMGLPFSRMENGKIYQRQFGGQSKNFGGEQAARTCAAADRTGHALLHTLYQQNLKAKTHVFSEWYALDFVKDSHGRIAGVTAMSIESGEVIFFETRVCILATGGAGRIYQSTTNAFINTGDGFGMALRAGIPLQDMEMWQFHPTGIAGAGVLVTEGCRGEGGYLINKDGERFMERYAPRAKDLASRDVVARSMALELRAGKGFDPKGVDYVKLKLDHLGADLIMSRLPGIRELSMKFAGVDPIVEPIPVVPTCHYSMGGIPTNMHGQVITKTNGQEHVVDGLYAVGECACVSVHGANRLGGNSLLDLVVFGRAAGLHVEELWQAHQLPEMSYTSDDDIDASMVRYNRWEQSKDGENFAVIRDEMQRVMQEDFGVFRTGEVMASGLKRLQALRDRLAHAKLEDKSHTFNTDRVSALELDNLMATAYATAHSAIARTESRGAHSREDFPNRDDANWIKHTLYFEEGELIDFRPVNTSPKHVEPFQPKERVY; from the coding sequence ATGGCAATTCCACGTAACAAATTTGATGCGGTAATTATTGGTGCTGGTGGTGCTGGAATGCGTGCAGCACTGCAATTGGCTAACTCGGGATTAAAGGTCGCACTCTTATCTAAGGTATTTCCAACTCGTTCTCATACTGTGTCTGCTCAAGGAGGTATTACAACAGCACTAGGTAATGCTCATCCCGATGATTGGCGTTGGCATATGTATGATACGGTGAAAGGAGCTGATTACATTGGTGATCAGGATTGTATTGAGTATCTGTGTAAAACAGGACCTGAAGCCGTCTATGAATTAGAGCATATGGGATTACCCTTTTCGCGGATGGAAAATGGTAAAATTTACCAGCGGCAGTTTGGGGGCCAATCAAAAAATTTTGGTGGTGAGCAGGCCGCACGTACTTGTGCTGCAGCCGATAGAACAGGCCATGCCTTATTACACACTCTTTATCAACAAAATTTAAAGGCTAAAACACATGTGTTTAGTGAATGGTATGCCCTTGATTTTGTAAAAGATTCCCATGGACGCATTGCCGGTGTTACTGCGATGAGTATTGAGTCGGGTGAGGTGATCTTTTTTGAAACTCGAGTTTGTATTCTTGCTACAGGCGGTGCCGGACGTATTTATCAATCGACAACCAATGCCTTTATTAATACAGGTGATGGTTTCGGAATGGCATTAAGAGCAGGTATCCCATTACAAGATATGGAAATGTGGCAGTTTCATCCAACAGGAATAGCCGGGGCTGGTGTTTTAGTTACCGAAGGTTGCCGTGGTGAGGGTGGTTATTTAATTAACAAAGATGGCGAACGTTTTATGGAGCGTTATGCTCCTCGAGCAAAAGATTTGGCCTCGCGTGATGTGGTAGCTCGTTCTATGGCTTTAGAACTTCGTGCAGGCAAAGGTTTTGATCCCAAAGGTGTCGATTACGTAAAGCTTAAATTGGATCATTTAGGGGCTGATCTTATCATGTCTCGCCTTCCAGGAATTCGCGAGCTTTCTATGAAGTTTGCAGGTGTAGATCCTATTGTAGAACCCATACCAGTTGTACCCACCTGTCATTACAGTATGGGAGGAATACCAACCAATATGCATGGCCAAGTCATTACCAAAACTAATGGTCAAGAGCATGTTGTGGACGGTCTCTATGCTGTAGGTGAGTGTGCTTGCGTTTCTGTGCATGGAGCTAATCGTTTGGGTGGTAATTCTTTATTGGATTTGGTTGTTTTTGGTCGTGCCGCTGGCCTGCATGTAGAAGAGTTATGGCAAGCACATCAATTACCTGAGATGTCTTATACCAGCGACGATGACATTGATGCCTCTATGGTTCGTTATAACCGCTGGGAGCAATCAAAGGATGGCGAAAATTTTGCAGTCATTCGTGATGAAATGCAGCGCGTAATGCAAGAAGATTTTGGAGTATTTCGTACCGGTGAGGTAATGGCTTCAGGTTTGAAACGCTTGCAGGCTCTGCGTGATAGGTTGGCTCATGCGAAACTGGAAGATAAAAGTCATACATTTAATACAGACCGTGTTTCTGCTTTAGAGTTGGATAACTTAATGGCGACTGCTTATGCTACTGCACATTCAGCGATTGCGCGTACTGAAAGTCGAGGAGCTCATAGTCGCGAAGATTTTCCAAATAGAGATGATGCTAATTGGATTAAACATACTTTGTATTTTGAGGAAGGGGAACTGATTGATTTTCGCCCTGTAAATACATCACCCAAGCACGTCGAGCCTTTTCAGCCGAAAGAACGCGTTTACTAA
- a CDS encoding succinate dehydrogenase iron-sulfur subunit, whose product MADTRNLILSIYRYNPEVDAKPYMKDYELAIPAKSNPMLLTLLERLKSEQDSSITYRRSCREGVCGSDGMNINGTNGLACITHISDLTTDKIVIRPLPGFPVIRDLVVDMTQFYQQYERIEPYLQNDEIAPAQERLQSPEERAQLDGLYECILCACCTSSCPSFWWNPDKFVGPAGLLQARRFLADSRDKATQHRLDKLQDPFSVFRCRTIMNCTNVCPKGLNPTQAIAKIRTQMLTQET is encoded by the coding sequence ATGGCAGATACTAGAAATCTGATCTTGTCAATTTACCGTTATAATCCTGAGGTGGATGCAAAGCCTTATATGAAAGATTATGAGCTAGCGATACCCGCCAAAAGTAATCCTATGTTGCTTACTTTGTTGGAACGCTTGAAGTCAGAGCAGGATTCCTCAATAACCTATAGACGTTCTTGCCGAGAAGGCGTTTGTGGTTCTGATGGTATGAATATTAACGGAACTAATGGCTTGGCTTGTATTACTCATATTTCGGATTTGACGACGGATAAAATAGTGATTCGTCCTTTACCAGGATTTCCGGTAATACGAGATTTGGTTGTTGATATGACTCAATTTTATCAGCAATATGAACGTATAGAACCCTATTTACAAAATGATGAAATCGCGCCAGCACAGGAGCGGTTGCAATCACCGGAAGAAAGAGCGCAACTAGATGGTCTTTATGAGTGTATTTTATGTGCTTGCTGCACTAGCTCATGTCCTTCATTTTGGTGGAATCCGGATAAATTTGTAGGCCCTGCTGGTTTATTACAGGCAAGGCGATTTTTAGCAGACAGTCGTGATAAAGCAACGCAACATCGTTTGGATAAGTTACAAGATCCTTTCAGTGTATTTCGTTGTCGCACTATTATGAATTGCACGAATGTATGCCCGAAAGGACTCAATCCAACGCAAGCGATTGCCAAAATTCGTACGCAAATGTTAACGCAGGAAACTTGA